The proteins below come from a single Chrysoperla carnea chromosome 1, inChrCarn1.1, whole genome shotgun sequence genomic window:
- the LOC123305495 gene encoding acidic leucine-rich nuclear phosphoprotein 32 family member A isoform X4 — protein MEKRIDLEKRGRQPGEITELNLDNCRSTSIVGLTDEFTNLEILSLINVGLTSLKGFPKLPNLKRLELSDNRISNGLNLLVSSPKLTNLNLSGNKIKDLETLQPLKEFKNLKNLDLFNNEATVVEGYRQKVFNLIPSLKYLDGFDVNDKEADSEGEDDEVNGNDGDSEDEEDEDDELDEDDELDDEEVGLQAVYNENLEDDSEEEDYEAEEDEEEDDEDVDEEDEEEDGEQESPTRGKKRKHEDGEAN, from the exons atggAGAAAAGAATAGACTTGGAAAAACGAGGAAGGCAACCTGGCGAA ATTACAGAGTTAAATTTAGATAACTGCAGAAGTACCAGTATTGTTGGATTAACAgatgaatttacaaatttagaaatattaagcTTGATCAATGTTGGTTTAACATCACTCAAAGGTTTTCCAAAATTACCAAATCTAAAAAGGCTCGAATTGAGCGATAACAGAATTTCAAATGGTTTAAATTTATTGGTCTCAAGtccaaaattaacaaatttaaatctcAGTGGTAACAAGATCAAAGATTTGGAAACATTGCAACCATTgaaagaattcaaaaatttgaaaaatttggatttgttCAATAATGAAGCAACAGTTGTTGAGGGTTACAGACAGAAAGTATTCAATTTGATTCCAAGTCTTAAATATCTTGATGG ttttgatgTCAATGACAAAGAAGCAGATAGTGAAGGTGAAGATGATGAAGTTAACGGCAATGATGGAGATTCAGAAGATGAAGAAG ATGAAGACGATGAATTGGACGAGGATGATGAATTAGATGATGAAGAAGTTGGGTTACAAGCAGTTTATAACGAGAATTTGGAAGATGATAGTGAAGAAGAAGATTATGAAGCAGAGGAGGATGAAGAAGAAGATGATGAGGATGTTGATGAAGAAGATGAGGAAGAAGATGGCGAACAAG aatcgCCAACCAGAGGGAAAAAGAGAAAGCACGAGGATGGAGaagcaaattaa
- the LOC123305495 gene encoding acidic leucine-rich nuclear phosphoprotein 32 family member A isoform X3, translating to MEKRIDLEKRGRQPGEITELNLDNCRSTSIVGLTDEFTNLEILSLINVGLTSLKGFPKLPNLKRLELSDNRISNGLNLLVSSPKLTNLNLSGNKIKDLETLQPLKEFKNLKNLDLFNNEATVVEGYRQKVFNLIPSLKYLDGFDVNDKEADSEGEDDEVNGNDGDSEDEEVSTDEDDELDEDDELDDEEVGLQAVYNENLEDDSEEEDYEAEEDEEEDDEDVDEEDEEEDGEQESPTRGKKRKHEDGEAN from the exons atggAGAAAAGAATAGACTTGGAAAAACGAGGAAGGCAACCTGGCGAA ATTACAGAGTTAAATTTAGATAACTGCAGAAGTACCAGTATTGTTGGATTAACAgatgaatttacaaatttagaaatattaagcTTGATCAATGTTGGTTTAACATCACTCAAAGGTTTTCCAAAATTACCAAATCTAAAAAGGCTCGAATTGAGCGATAACAGAATTTCAAATGGTTTAAATTTATTGGTCTCAAGtccaaaattaacaaatttaaatctcAGTGGTAACAAGATCAAAGATTTGGAAACATTGCAACCATTgaaagaattcaaaaatttgaaaaatttggatttgttCAATAATGAAGCAACAGTTGTTGAGGGTTACAGACAGAAAGTATTCAATTTGATTCCAAGTCTTAAATATCTTGATGG ttttgatgTCAATGACAAAGAAGCAGATAGTGAAGGTGAAGATGATGAAGTTAACGGCAATGATGGAGATTCAGAAGATGAAGAAG TATCCACAGATGAAGACGATGAATTGGACGAGGATGATGAATTAGATGATGAAGAAGTTGGGTTACAAGCAGTTTATAACGAGAATTTGGAAGATGATAGTGAAGAAGAAGATTATGAAGCAGAGGAGGATGAAGAAGAAGATGATGAGGATGTTGATGAAGAAGATGAGGAAGAAGATGGCGAACAAG aatcgCCAACCAGAGGGAAAAAGAGAAAGCACGAGGATGGAGaagcaaattaa
- the LOC123305495 gene encoding acidic leucine-rich nuclear phosphoprotein 32 family member A isoform X2, with the protein MEKRIDLEKRGRQPGEITELNLDNCRSTSIVGLTDEFTNLEILSLINVGLTSLKGFPKLPNLKRLELSDNRISNGLNLLVSSPKLTNLNLSGNKIKDLETLQPLKEFKNLKNLDLFNNEATVVEGYRQKVFNLIPSLKYLDGFDVNDKEADSEGEDDEVNGNDGDSEDEEGKNDDVPTSNSSSLPLLMYMVYGLIFHMGKLYYEDDELDEDDELDDEEVGLQAVYNENLEDDSEEEDYEAEEDEEEDDEDVDEEDEEEDGEQESPTRGKKRKHEDGEAN; encoded by the exons atggAGAAAAGAATAGACTTGGAAAAACGAGGAAGGCAACCTGGCGAA ATTACAGAGTTAAATTTAGATAACTGCAGAAGTACCAGTATTGTTGGATTAACAgatgaatttacaaatttagaaatattaagcTTGATCAATGTTGGTTTAACATCACTCAAAGGTTTTCCAAAATTACCAAATCTAAAAAGGCTCGAATTGAGCGATAACAGAATTTCAAATGGTTTAAATTTATTGGTCTCAAGtccaaaattaacaaatttaaatctcAGTGGTAACAAGATCAAAGATTTGGAAACATTGCAACCATTgaaagaattcaaaaatttgaaaaatttggatttgttCAATAATGAAGCAACAGTTGTTGAGGGTTACAGACAGAAAGTATTCAATTTGATTCCAAGTCTTAAATATCTTGATGG ttttgatgTCAATGACAAAGAAGCAGATAGTGAAGGTGAAGATGATGAAGTTAACGGCAATGATGGAGATTCAGAAGATGAAGAAGGTAAGAATGATGACGTTCCTACAAGCAATAGTTCTTCTCTGCCACTACTCATGTATATGGTTTATGGGCTGATCTTCCATATGGGAAAGCTTTACT ATGAAGACGATGAATTGGACGAGGATGATGAATTAGATGATGAAGAAGTTGGGTTACAAGCAGTTTATAACGAGAATTTGGAAGATGATAGTGAAGAAGAAGATTATGAAGCAGAGGAGGATGAAGAAGAAGATGATGAGGATGTTGATGAAGAAGATGAGGAAGAAGATGGCGAACAAG aatcgCCAACCAGAGGGAAAAAGAGAAAGCACGAGGATGGAGaagcaaattaa
- the LOC123305495 gene encoding acidic leucine-rich nuclear phosphoprotein 32 family member A isoform X1 yields the protein MEKRIDLEKRGRQPGEITELNLDNCRSTSIVGLTDEFTNLEILSLINVGLTSLKGFPKLPNLKRLELSDNRISNGLNLLVSSPKLTNLNLSGNKIKDLETLQPLKEFKNLKNLDLFNNEATVVEGYRQKVFNLIPSLKYLDGFDVNDKEADSEGEDDEVNGNDGDSEDEEGKNDDVPTSNSSSLPLLMYMVYGLIFHMGKLYLSTDEDDELDEDDELDDEEVGLQAVYNENLEDDSEEEDYEAEEDEEEDDEDVDEEDEEEDGEQESPTRGKKRKHEDGEAN from the exons atggAGAAAAGAATAGACTTGGAAAAACGAGGAAGGCAACCTGGCGAA ATTACAGAGTTAAATTTAGATAACTGCAGAAGTACCAGTATTGTTGGATTAACAgatgaatttacaaatttagaaatattaagcTTGATCAATGTTGGTTTAACATCACTCAAAGGTTTTCCAAAATTACCAAATCTAAAAAGGCTCGAATTGAGCGATAACAGAATTTCAAATGGTTTAAATTTATTGGTCTCAAGtccaaaattaacaaatttaaatctcAGTGGTAACAAGATCAAAGATTTGGAAACATTGCAACCATTgaaagaattcaaaaatttgaaaaatttggatttgttCAATAATGAAGCAACAGTTGTTGAGGGTTACAGACAGAAAGTATTCAATTTGATTCCAAGTCTTAAATATCTTGATGG ttttgatgTCAATGACAAAGAAGCAGATAGTGAAGGTGAAGATGATGAAGTTAACGGCAATGATGGAGATTCAGAAGATGAAGAAGGTAAGAATGATGACGTTCCTACAAGCAATAGTTCTTCTCTGCCACTACTCATGTATATGGTTTATGGGCTGATCTTCCATATGGGAAAGCTTTACT TATCCACAGATGAAGACGATGAATTGGACGAGGATGATGAATTAGATGATGAAGAAGTTGGGTTACAAGCAGTTTATAACGAGAATTTGGAAGATGATAGTGAAGAAGAAGATTATGAAGCAGAGGAGGATGAAGAAGAAGATGATGAGGATGTTGATGAAGAAGATGAGGAAGAAGATGGCGAACAAG aatcgCCAACCAGAGGGAAAAAGAGAAAGCACGAGGATGGAGaagcaaattaa
- the LOC123305038 gene encoding huntingtin-interacting protein K, with product MAKENVNGDTDEGQQDKQQKKTAKYDSGAADLERVTDYAEEKEISSQDFSGALSLIGDRRNKEAAEKQARERELLKVSIKKEDVDLIVKELEISRLVAERTLREHHGNIVEALVALTD from the exons atggcaaaagaaaatgtaaatggGGATACAGATGAAGGGCAACAAGATAAACAACAGAAAAAAACTGCGAAATATGATAGTGGAGCTGCTGATTTAGAACGTGTTACGGATTACGCAGAAGAAAAGGAAATATCTTCACAAGATTTCTCTGGA GCTTTATCGTTGATCGGTGATCGTAGAAATAAAGAAGCGGCTGAAAAACAAGCAAGAGAACgtgaattattaaaagtatcaatTAAGAAGGAAGATGTAGATTTAATTGTAAAAGAATTAGAAATATCAAGACTTGTTGCTGAAAGAACATTACGCGAACATCATGGGAATATCGTTGAAGCTTTAGTTGCGTTGACTGATTAA
- the LOC123305502 gene encoding uncharacterized protein LOC123305502 has protein sequence MEVQIFLVCLYLFLSIVFINCDHELDPKPPDIGYSLNASCTKVCFSFELLCKDSICVCKDGFYADYGAEECFKCPGLLQKCDVSNCCQKGLVCYNNTCQQDVSMIEYTSSVAFGIAIVLGVIALGSVIWKVFISTYRFESDRNAVGRASQRSNASMNSIQRLVIERLQNRPPSYAETMRQQIILSRGGLDNVEAPPPYTLFCRDETNVVPNEFVEIMDNKENCPNDFVTEDTVVHI, from the exons ATggaagttcaaatatttttagtgtgtttatatttatttttaagtattgtttttatcaattgtGATCACG aaTTAGATCCTAAGCCACCAGATATTGGATATTCGTTAAATGCTTCATGCACAAAAGTATGTTTTTCATTTGAGTTACTTTGTAAAGATAGTATTTGTGTTTGCAAAGATGGATTTTACGCGGATTATGGAGCGGAAGAATGTTTTAAGTGTccag ggCTTTTACAAAAGTGTGATGTTTCAAATTGTTGCCAAAAAGGATTAGTGTGCTATAATAATACATGCCA GCAGGATGTGAGTATGATTGAATATACATCGTCCGTGGCATTTGGTATAGCTATTGTTCTAGGAGTAATTGCACTTGGATCAGTTATTTGGAAAGTTTTCATATCAACTTACAg ATTTGAATCTGATAGAAATGCTGTTGGCCGTGCAAGCCAAAGAAGTAATGCGAGTATGAATTCGATACAACGATTAGTGATTGAACGGTTACAAAATCGACCACCATCTTATGCTGAAACAATGCgacaacaaataatattaagccGAGGA GGATTGGATAATGTTGAAGCACCACCTCCATATACATTATTCTGTCGAGACGAGACAAATGTCGTGCCAAATGAATTTGTTGAGATTATGGATAATAAAGAGAATTGTCCGAATGACTTTGTTACTGAGGATACCGTGGTTCATATTTAA